One genomic window of Paenibacillus xylanilyticus includes the following:
- a CDS encoding tautomerase family protein, translated as MAQIKVFGIREQLNPMKVQLSTVIHSVLMDVLGLPENKKFQRYFPMDAEDFQYPPDRSEAYTIVEISMFEGRSMETKKDLIQQLYKQIHEKLLLSVQDLEITIFETPRAHWGIRGLPGDELELNYNVEV; from the coding sequence ATGGCACAGATTAAAGTATTCGGTATTCGTGAGCAGTTAAATCCAATGAAAGTACAGCTTTCTACCGTGATTCATTCCGTTCTGATGGATGTGCTGGGACTGCCAGAGAACAAAAAATTTCAACGTTACTTCCCCATGGATGCAGAGGACTTTCAATACCCGCCAGATCGATCAGAAGCATACACTATTGTTGAAATCAGCATGTTCGAAGGAAGATCTATGGAAACAAAAAAAGATTTAATCCAGCAATTATATAAACAAATACATGAAAAACTCCTGTTGTCTGTCCAGGATTTGGAGATCACCATTTTCGAGACACCACGTGCTCACTGGGGCATTCGTGGATTGCCAGGCGATGAACTTGAGTTGAACTACAACGTTGAGGTCTGA